Proteins from a single region of Pungitius pungitius chromosome 4, fPunPun2.1, whole genome shotgun sequence:
- the pou4f1 gene encoding POU domain, class 4, transcription factor 1: MMSMNSKQPHFAMHPSLPEHKYTTLHSSSEAIRRACLQTPQLQNNIFASLDETLLARAEALAAVDIAVSQGKTHPFKPDATYHTMSTVPCSSGSTVPLAHHHHHHHHHHHQNLEHQDIMDHITSPSLALMSGGHDGSGGGGGGGGGGGGVGGGGGLIAPSSAHPHSHMHGLSHLSHQAMSMNSPLTHHGLLPGHHGGGHGGQGLPNGGLPSINDSDTDPRELEAFAERFKQRRIKLGVTQADVGGALANLKIPGVGSLSQSTICRFESLTLSHNNMIALKPILQAWLEEAEGAQREKMSKPDIFNGGEKKRKRTSIAAPEKRSLEAYFAVQPRPSSEKIAAIAEKLDLKKNVVRVWFCNQRQKQKRLKFSAAH; the protein is encoded by the exons ATGATGTCCATGAACAGCAAACAGCCGCACTTCGCGATGCATCCCTCTTTACCGGAGCACAAGTACACCACTTTGCATTCCAGCTCGGAAGCTATAAGGAGAGCCTGTCTACAAACTCCACAG CTCCAGAATAACATATTTGCCAGCCTGGATGAGACGCTGCTGGCCCGCGCGGAGGCTTTGGCGGCCGTGGACATCGCCGTGTCCCAGGGCAAGACGCACCCGTTCAAGCCCGATGCCACCTACCACACGATGAGCACGGTGCCATGCTCGTCGGGGTCCACCGTGCCGCTggcccatcaccaccaccaccatcaccaccaccaccaccagaacCTGGAGCACCAGGACATCATGGACCACATCACCTCGCCGTCGCTCGCCCTGATGTCCGGCGGGCACGACGGGTCCGGCGGaggtggcggcggtggcggcggaggGGGCGGCGTAGGTGGCGGCGGAGGGCTCATCGCGCCCTCCTCCGCCCACCCGCACTCGCACATGCACGGCTTGAGTCACCTCTCCCACCAGGCTATGAGCATGAACTCGCCGCTCACCCACCACGGGCTCTTACCGGGCCATCACGGAGGGGGGCATGGCGGCCAAGGACTCCCTAACGGCGGACTCCCCTCCATCAACGACTCGGACACGGACCCAAGGGAGCTGGAGGCTTTCGCGGAGCGCTTCAAGCAGCGGAGGATCAAGCTGGGGGTGACCCAGGCGGACGTGGGCGGCGCACTGGCTAATCTCAAAATCCCCGGCGTGGGCTCCCTGAGCCAAAGTACAATTTGTCGATTCGAGTCGTTAACTCTGTCCCACAACAACATGATTGCGCTCAAACCGATCCTCCAGGCCTGGCTGGAGGAGGCCGAGGGGGCCCAGAGGGAGAAAATGAGCAAACCGGACATTTTCAATGGCGGGGAAAAGAAACGTAAGAGGACCTCGATAGCGGCGCCGGAGAAGAGGTCTTTGGAGGCTTACTTCGCCGTGCAGCCTCGCCCGTCGTCCGAGAAAATAGCGGCAATAGCTGAAAAGTTGGACCTGAAAAAAAATGTCGTGCGAGTGTGGTTTTGCAACCAAAGACAGAAGCAGAAGCGGTTGAAATTTTCCGCAGCTCACTGA